The genomic window TCTTTACTCTCTCGTGTTTCCAGCTCGTCTGCCTGTTCCTGTCATCAGCAGAGACTCTTCACAGTGTTCTTCATCACCATCCTCATGTTCACTGGTGTGTTCAGCTGTGAATGTGAGAGATGTGAGTCTCTCCTGGTACAGAGGAAACAGTTCACTGTCCAGCATCAGTGagtctgatctcagcatcagtctgtCTCTAcgtctggaggtggaatatcaggatacaaacacctacagctgtgtgatCAACAATCCCATCACAAACCAGACCACACATCTCAACATCACTCAACTCTGTCAGCCGTGTGCAGGTACGGCAGCGCTGATATTAGTGGATGTCGGCGCTGATATGAGCATTTATTGACTGAGCTGATCTCAGTTTGCTGTTTTTATTCCTCAGGCTCCGCCCACTGTTGTAGTCCTACTGAAGCTGTGATCCGATTGGTCCTCTCTGCTCTGGTGGGCGTGGCTACTGTCATTGTTCTGCTGTCTGACATCAGATCCAGAAGAGCTGAAGCAGGTCAAGCACAGATTCATACATGAGGAGTGATCGTGGCATTTCTCACATATGTTTTTTCCAATAATAATATGTGTGAGACTTAATCATTTATGGCTTTATATCTTTTTTCAtgaaaaattaagtgtttttttttttcttttagtgttTGTCATTGATTATTTGAGCTTCTGTTTTCTCATTCAGTATcagataattttttattttatttctaaggCTTCGTTTGTATTTCTCCCAGAAAAAGGAGACACACAGATCTCACTACTGCTGtatttttgctgtatgtttttgcaTACCTTTATCAATAAAGTTGAGGTTCAACAGTTTCTCCAcagtattacatttattatgttgaGCGCCTCCATTTTAAAGAGCTGAGCAGTGCACCACATATAAAGCTTtacattattaaaacattatttgtacattaatTCATTATTAGTAGTAGATTTTTGTTTTTCTATCTATGTGTCTGTCTACCAAACAACTTCCCCCAAGCCTCTCCTTTAacctgaaaacaaacaaacaaacaaaaaataataataaaatttgggAAATCAACATATTAGTGCTCAATTTCCTTTAGCAGGCTTAATAAAGTCTTTAGCTATCATTTGTCTCTGTGGCCTCAAGTGATTCCCTCAAAAGCCCAttgatatcgccattatttaatACTGCTAGTAATACGTTCTCTGACAAGCGGAAGGGATGAGACCTGTTTTTTCAGGTTTGATCAGGTGACGTTCAACATATACCCTATTGCGTCTGACAAGTTCATCCACTTCTTTATAATATGTGGCTTCAGTAACACTAGGAAATCATCAAAGTTTACTGACATCCAAGAGTAATCTTTGAATCACCCGTGTGAACAAAAGGTATTCTCTGCGTCCTCTCTATATCTTATAATCGGATGGACCCAATATgacctttcttttttctctttttaaaggataactattatAACTAAATCGATCTCCGAATGAGAGAttcttatatattaatgtttcttatatgaggctctttttacaactagaaggttaatattgtttttcacttgcgacaaaacaacgaattagccgtgcatttatatggaaatatgctttaggagctatccatctttactctcctcgcattcggagatggacacgtcttgactggcaagaccaaactcaaacagtgaaagtgagttgttcaaaaacgttctttttagtaaactctgtgtacacaaacaatgttctcaatgctggagttcatgtgtagagacccagaccaTACTTCCAGctaagtttcatggtgtgtcgagtcttcttagtgtcgtaaaaatattgattttgatgcgctcaaagttatgcccctagttctcccattcaccggccactgaccacaaaactgaATCAcgctcaaaaacggctcgtttgtcgtaattatgcttttagatataagtttgtctcgtttacagtaaaaaaaaaaaaaaacagcccaggttgcattttggcaatagttatcctttaagaagaGAGGTGACAACAAAATCATCCTCACTTCTTGATGATTCCATTTTCAGTTGTTTTGCTACTACGAATCAGACTGAGTGTGCAAGTTTTCTGTGTGTTTTGACAATTTTTAGAATCATGAAAACCACAAAAAAAGTGTGCAAGGGTCTGGGTCTGGCAAtgagtaacagctgttcttgcatcTTACATCTACACTGACATgtagtctgcatttatttatttaaaaaaaaaaaaaaaaaattaaacctttatttgaataaGCTATAAAATCGTATCATGCTCTTTGGTTCGGAAAGGGCCCAGGAATTAGTCAGGGTTTGAGCGGCTCGCAGAGTAAATCAACCTGGTAAAATTGTAAGAGGTTGCGAGAAGTGAAGGAAAGGTTCACCTAAGTAAAGGTTTTGTTTATGTGCTTGTTTAAGGGCCATTACCAGGCGCTCCTGTCTGTTCCCATTGGTGGATCTCAAACACCAGATGATGAAAGAGAAcgttcagttgtgttgctgtcaatgGAGGGTCAGAACACTCTTGGATGTaattgaaaatatcttaatttgtcttctgaagatgaattgAGTTTTTATgcgtttggaacgacacgagtgtaattaataacataattttcattttttaggtgaactatccctttaagagtctGAGAAAAGATGTCTTATATCGTTTAACTCTGGTTAATTGAGTTTGTTATATTTGAACTGTTTTATCCAATGTTTGATCcagcttgcctcaacacacctgccagaacgtttctagtatgcctagtaaagTGTGTCTAATTgaggttgaagctaaactctgttGGACACCAGTGCTTCAGGACAGAGTTTGTGCACCCCTGGTTTAAACACGGTTACTTATATGTACTTTAGAaataaacttaaaacttaaaaatcCTAATTCACGTACAGTACAGTTCACCATCAGCAGTTATGTCAAATAAGTAGAGGCAGAAACAAATACTGGAGAACAGAAAGCtttttaatatacaaaaaaaaagagagaatgaaGAACAGTAGTTGCATTTCCATTACAGAATTGTGCAAAACTTTAGCAATATTTATGAATGACgattaaaaaagtattccaaaatGGTGGCATTTCCATTGAAAAGTCTTCTTCTACCACggctggtataaacacaagcactacagtttttttttgtttgtttttgttttttatgattGCTTAGGCATGATTTTGACTACACACAGTTCACACATCCATACACAAAAATATCAGAACATCACAGATCTTTAGCAAAATGAAGCACTTCATTCAAAACTTTACAACTATTTAACAAAACCCAGTTTGGTACCGTATGGTGGACATTGACTGTGATATGGGGACATGATGTACTGCGGGATTTTACAATGCTATGAGAAATAAATATTttcggtcccactttacattaggtggccttaattacTATGTACTTccattaaattaatcatttggttcaatgtacttattgtgaacatacatgtttttacattgtacttatcttttttaaaaaccctatatgtaattacatttgtaattaatttctgtaattaccattGTTGATCCATGCCTTACATCCTAacccacccctaaacctacccataccaccaaacctgccccttaccttacccatatcccacattaatagaagcaaaagtgttttgcaatgcaatatggccacattaagtacattgtacttattttttaatgcaagtacataatagttaaggccacctaatataaagtgtgaccatattttcaaaaagtatataaattgttttgtttttttgtgtgtggaaaATCTctttctttggctgggattgtttagagtcctttgaagctgcattttggaagttcaaactcaggggcaccatagaagtccactatatggagagaaatcctcaaatgctttcctcaaaaa from Garra rufa chromosome 7, GarRuf1.0, whole genome shotgun sequence includes these protein-coding regions:
- the LOC141338207 gene encoding uncharacterized protein, producing the protein MSAAQEGTPESSQVFIPAAQEGTSESSPYLSVLEGDSVALNSGFTEMDDGHEIQWRFGDEKTLIAEVDKKADRFDVYDDVPDGRFRNRLKLDKQTGSLTVTNTTTEHAGCYQQHKSFYSSPYRRPYFFCFIIYARLPVPVISRDSSQCSSSPSSCSLVCSAVNVRDVSLSWYRGNSSLSSISESDLSISLSLRLEVEYQDTNTYSCVINNPITNQTTHLNITQLCQPFCCFYSSGSAHCCSPTEAVIRLVLSALVGVATVIVLLSDIRSRRAEAGQAQIHT